From the Bacillota bacterium genome, the window CAGCGTTAAGCCCTTGGCAGCCGACCACTTCTCGACCTACTCGATAGGCACCTTATGCGAATGCGACGTAGTGCTTGACGGGCGTATAGACGGACGCAAGAATGTTATGCGCTTCGTACGCTGGTGACGAGGGATGCTCGGAGTCCGGCGGGTCAGCCGCTTGCCCGCCGGGGTCAATTCGCACGCGGCAGGTGGTTCCACCGTCTCAATGTGCGCGTGCCTTCTCAGGTGTCCAGCGGAGGTGAGCCCAGCACGCGGTTGCAGATGGGGATGGCCTGGGCGGCGTCCCGCACCCAGGCATCCGCCCCCACATACCTGGCTACCCTGTCGTCCACCAGCCCGCCTATCATCACGAATACCCGGTCCCGCAGCCCCTCCCGCTGCAGCAGCTCGATGGTGGCCTTCATCGAGTCGAAGGCAGCGGTGACGAGCCCCGACATGCCCACGATCCTGGCCTGGCCGGTGTGCACCGGGCGCACAAATTCGCTGGGCGGGACGTCAATCCCCAGGTCGCGGACCCGGAAGCCATGCGAGCGCAACATGGAAACGACGATGTTCTTGCCGATGTCGTGGATATCACCGTGGACCGTGCCCACCACGATGCTGGCGTCGGGTGCATCGCCGGGTTGTTCCCCCACCCAGGCCGGCCAGATGAAAGCCATGACCTCGCGGAACAATTCCGCCGACATGACCAGGTCGCTGAGGAAGTACTCGCCCCGGGCGTACTTTTCCCCCACCTCGGCCAACCCCTTGCGGCACTCTTCCACGATGTAGAGGGGGGAGCGCCCGCGACCCAAAAGCCTGCGCACGGCCTGCAGGGTACGCTCCTCGTCCAGGTCGGCGATGGCAGCGGCCAAGCTGGTGCCTTTCCTCGCGCGGGTGCCCATTTTTGTCCCCCCCCAGGTGTCTTCCGGGTTTCCGGCTATCTCAGCAGACGGGGCAGAGAGGTGAAGTAGTAGCGGTCGCCGCGATACACCAGCATTCCCCAGCCCACCAGCGAGCCGTCGGCGGAATGGACGAACTGCTCGACCTGGAAGGCGGGGGAGTCCGGCTCCACTCCGAGCAGCGCCGCCTCCTCGTGGCTGCAGCGGGCTACCCGGACCACGAACCGGCTATCCCCGGGGAGGACGCCCGAGTACCGAGCCATCACAGCCGGTAGGTTCATGTACTCAAGCTCCGCCTCCAGGATGGGCTGCCCGCGGTCGTACCGCAGGTACTTCCTGTCGTAGACCATGGGCTCGTCGTCGGCGTACAGCAATCGCCTCACGAATAACACGCGGCGACCGGGGTCGAGGTTGAGCTTGCTTGCCACCTCGGCGGGTGCCCGCATCACCTTGGCCTCCACGAGGCGGCAGGAAGGGCGGAGCCCGCGCACCCGCATGTCTTCGGCGAACTCGGGCAGGCTGAAGGTGGCGTGTTCCAGGGGTGGCTGGTTGACGAAAGTGCCCCTGCCCTGGCTGGCGGTGACGAGGCCGAGCTGGGCCAGTTTCTCGATGCTCTTTCTGACCGTCATGCGGCTGATGCCGAACATGCGGGCGAGTTCGGCCTCAGGCGGCAACATATCCCCCGGTCCGAAGTCGCCGCTGCGCACGTGACGTTCTATGATCTGGGCCAG encodes:
- a CDS encoding cobalamin-dependent protein (Presence of a B(12) (cobalamin)-binding domain implies dependence on cobalamin itself, in one of its several forms, or in some unusual lineages, dependence on a cobalamin-like analog.); this encodes MGTRARKGTSLAAAIADLDEERTLQAVRRLLGRGRSPLYIVEECRKGLAEVGEKYARGEYFLSDLVMSAELFREVMAFIWPAWVGEQPGDAPDASIVVGTVHGDIHDIGKNIVVSMLRSHGFRVRDLGIDVPPSEFVRPVHTGQARIVGMSGLVTAAFDSMKATIELLQREGLRDRVFVMIGGLVDDRVARYVGADAWVRDAAQAIPICNRVLGSPPLDT
- a CDS encoding GntR family transcriptional regulator yields the protein MKQQRETGGRTRNGWEALAREHIDRSSFVPPYYQLAQIIERHVRSGDFGPGDMLPPEAELARMFGISRMTVRKSIEKLAQLGLVTASQGRGTFVNQPPLEHATFSLPEFAEDMRVRGLRPSCRLVEAKVMRAPAEVASKLNLDPGRRVLFVRRLLYADDEPMVYDRKYLRYDRGQPILEAELEYMNLPAVMARYSGVLPGDSRFVVRVARCSHEEAALLGVEPDSPAFQVEQFVHSADGSLVGWGMLVYRGDRYYFTSLPRLLR